GGTGGCAGTGAACTCCTTGTCCCAGCTGGAGGCACATAACAAAGGTACAGGCTCTCCCATCTCCACCCCTGCCTCCCTGTCCTCAGCCTATCCCTGCTCCCCTACATCCTAACTCCCCTGACTTTCCAACAGCCTGAACCCTCTAAGATCCGCCCCCAGCCTACCTCCTTCCCTAATCATTGCTCCCATAATTTCTCAGGCCCCCTCTACCTTGAAAAACCCCACACTTGATAACCCTATTGTAATTGGGAATGTGGGCAGATGAGGCCTAGTCAGCCTGAAGAATGTGCCCTCTCCCCCCCTTACTTcagttcccccacccctctcacccCTCTCACCCCTTCACCCACTTGATCTCCAGGTACTAAGCACAAGACCATTCTGGAGGCCAGAAGTGGGCTGGGCCCCATCAAAGCTTACCCTCGACTTGGGCCTCCCACTCCTGGGGAACCAGAGGCCCCTGCCCAGGACCGAACCTTCCACTGTGAGATCTGCAACGTCAAGGTCAACTCGGAGGTCCAACTAAAACAGGTAAGGTCCCAGGTCCTTCCCAGGGTTCCAGGGAGTACCACCCACTAGAAGCAGGGCCAGAATTGTGAACTGGGGTGAGGGCACTCCTTCAGGGTataccccctctcccccctcgcCACTCACGCACCCCACCCCCGTGCCACAAGGTGGGGTTGGGTCAAGGTCCCCGTGCAGCTGCCCTTCTCCCGTGACTCACAGCCCCCTACCCACTTGCCGGCAGCACATTTCCAGCAGGCGGCACCGAGATGGCGTGGCAGGGAAGCCCAACCCGCTACTGAGCCGTCACAAGAAACCTCGAGGTGCTGCGGAGCTGGCGGTGAGACCTGGGTTCTGGAGACTGGGGGGGCTGGGAGAGGGcagtggggaaggagggaggggatgcGGGTGGGCCTGAAGGAGGGGGGTTCGCAAGACCTCAGAAGCACTCTTGTTGCTCCCCATTGCAGGGCACCCTGACTTTCTCCAAGGAGCTGCCCAAGTCTCTGGCCGGAggcctgctccccagccccctggCGGTGGCTGCTGTGATGGCAGCGGCAGCTGGCTCCCCGCTGTCCCTGCGCCCAGCCCCAGCAGCGCCTCTCCTCCAGGGACCGCCCATCACCCACCCCCTGCTCCACCCGGCCCCCGGGCCCATCCGAACTACGCACGGACCCATCCTCTTCTCCCCCTACTGACCTGAACCCTGAACCCCCTCCCGTTCAACCCCCCCATCTCCTCCAACCGGGACCCAGGCCTCCGGGCTCCAGCCTGCCCCTCCTCCTGGCACTCCCTGAAcgatctctctccttcccccccaccccgaggTACGGGGTTCtaggaaaggggaggggcagcgggggaggggggcttcaGAAGGGGGGGAACACCCCAGATCTCAGGgaaccccgccccctgcccttccctctcccctagaAAAGGGGGGGCCGTCTCACCCCCGAGCCCCCTTGGAGACACCCCCCCTCCCAAAAGCCATGTCCATCCAGCccttccgcccccccccccaaaacctaGCACAAAACGGGGTTCACAAGCCATGGTCGGGGTCCAGGGAGCAGAAGTGGATTTTCTTGGCAATAAGCGGACTCTGGGACTCCGGCCCCCTATCCCCAAACTGAAGCGCTTCCGTGAATATCCCCGTCCTCcgcagggggaggggagcaggcggGATCCTGGGTCCCTCATAAGCACTTTGGTTTGACCGCC
This portion of the Erinaceus europaeus chromosome 7, mEriEur2.1, whole genome shotgun sequence genome encodes:
- the ZNF385A gene encoding zinc finger protein 385A isoform X5, whose translation is MQPPLDLKQILPFPLEPAPTLGLFSNYSTMDPVQKAVLSHTFGGPLLKTKRPIISCNVCQIRFNSQSQAEAHYKGNRHARRVKGIEAAKTRGREPSTRESGDPAPPGSTPPNGEGGAPRPAVSMENGLGPVPGSPEKQPGSPSPPSIPETGQSATKGEGGTPAPASLPGGSKEEEEKAKRLLYCALCKVAVNSLSQLEAHNKGTKHKTILEARSGLGPIKAYPRLGPPTPGEPEAPAQDRTFHCEICNVKVNSEVQLKQPPTHLPAAHFQQAAPRWRGREAQPATEPSQETSRCCGAGGHPDFLQGAAQVSGRRPAPQPPGGGCCDGSGSWLPAVPAPSPSSASPPGTAHHPPPAPPGPRAHPNYARTHPLLPLLT